The following proteins are co-located in the Polymorphospora rubra genome:
- a CDS encoding DUF4334 domain-containing protein, with protein sequence MNASRARARFFALRRQDGQVSAAELDEIWAALATVRPEEILGEWKGGGFDTGHPVNGQLDQVGWYGKTFVTLTDVKPLICRNEKGELYSDTVLGKGEASLWTVEFRGESTATMVYDGQPVFDHFKRVDENTLMGIMNGKNFPADGPFFYFVLERVA encoded by the coding sequence ATGAACGCGAGCAGGGCCCGAGCCCGCTTCTTCGCGCTGCGCCGACAGGATGGCCAGGTCTCCGCCGCCGAACTCGACGAGATCTGGGCCGCTCTGGCCACGGTCCGCCCCGAAGAGATCCTCGGTGAGTGGAAGGGCGGCGGGTTCGACACGGGGCATCCCGTCAACGGGCAGCTGGACCAGGTCGGGTGGTACGGCAAGACCTTCGTCACCCTCACGGACGTCAAGCCGCTGATCTGCCGGAACGAGAAGGGCGAGCTGTACTCCGACACCGTGCTCGGCAAGGGCGAGGCCAGCCTGTGGACCGTCGAGTTCCGCGGTGAGTCGACCGCGACGATGGTCTACGACGGACAGCCGGTCTTCGACCACTTCAAGCGGGTCGACGAGAACACGCTCATGGGGATCATGAACGGCAAGAACTTCCCCGCCGACGGTCCCTTCTTCTACTTCGTTCTCGAGCGCGTCGCCTGA